A single window of Thalassomonas viridans DNA harbors:
- a CDS encoding MmcQ/YjbR family DNA-binding protein — MDHLQAKDYLLGKPEATLDFPFGEDVMVFKVKNKMFATLALGKMGKGDDEHCDWWMNLKCEPEEAVMLRDIFPSVIPGYHMNKRLWNTVILDGSIPQGELERMIDNSFMLVVSKMTKKDQQSILLHLEQK, encoded by the coding sequence ATGGATCATTTACAGGCAAAAGATTACCTGCTGGGGAAACCCGAAGCCACATTAGACTTTCCTTTCGGGGAAGATGTCATGGTGTTTAAGGTGAAGAATAAAATGTTTGCGACCCTGGCCTTAGGTAAAATGGGCAAAGGGGATGATGAACACTGCGATTGGTGGATGAACCTTAAATGCGAGCCCGAAGAAGCCGTGATGCTGCGTGATATCTTTCCCTCCGTGATCCCCGGCTATCATATGAATAAGCGCCTGTGGAATACCGTGATTTTAGATGGCTCAATTCCACAAGGAGAGCTTGAGCGGATGATAGATAACTCGTTTATGCTAGTGGTGAGTAAAATGACTAAGAAAGATCAGCAATCAATTTTGCTGCATCTTGAGCAGAAGTAA